The proteins below are encoded in one region of Oncorhynchus tshawytscha isolate Ot180627B linkage group LG04, Otsh_v2.0, whole genome shotgun sequence:
- the LOC112248232 gene encoding solute carrier family 2, facilitated glucose transporter member 11-like isoform X1, translating into MTKRDTEYQPLLEGITETKQKIKCPNTSLLLAICAACIGGTFQYGYNISIINSPTKSVQNFINQTWLERYEENISEQYLTLLWSSIVSIFTIGGFIGATIGGTLAIKFGRKGTLMMNNAFALLAALLMGLSYPTGLFELLIIGRFFTGVNAGIGICVQPLYLGEIAPRALRGAMAMGTSIFITGGILTGQVIGLNELLGKEEYWPILLSTTCIPAFLQLLILPWFPESPRYLLIDRGDDVGCGTAMKQLHGTDNFDREREDMERERISAMGIKPKKPWELFMDRSLRWQVLTIILINAAQQLNGINAIYFYTDYVFEEAGIPEVNIPYVTVGTGACECLTALTCGMLIESLGRKVLIIGGYTLMAFWCICFTLTLTFQGAGPWIPYLSMGCVFAFILSFGMGPGGVTNILITELFTQTTRPAAYMIGGSVNWLSFFFIGMAFPFIVTKLQQYCFLVFLVVCVLVAVYIFLVVPETKNKTFLEIQTEFQSGEKRKASKADHSPSTTLLSTPL; encoded by the exons ATGACTAAAAGAGATACGGAATATCAACCTCTGCTTGAAGGTATCACGGAAACAAAACAGAAAATTAAg TGTCCGAACACATCCCTTCTACTGGCAATTTGTGCAGCTTGCATCGGAGGAACCTTTCAATATGGTTATAATATTTCGATCATCAATTCCCCCACCAAG TCTGTGCAGAATTTCATCAACCAAACCTGGCTGGAGCGCTATGAAGAGAACATCTCAGAGCAATACCTCACTCTACTGTGGTCCAGCATCGTGTCCATTTTCACAATAGGTGGATTTATTGGCGCGACTATTGGTGGAACACTGGCTATTAAATTTGGGAG AAAAGGGACACTGATGATGAACAATGCATTTGCCTTACTGGCTGCTCTGTTGATGGGCCTGAGCTATCCCACTGGATTATTTGAACTGCTCATAATTGGACGATTTTTCACAGGAGTAAATGCGG GCATTGGCATTTGCGTTCAGCCACTGTATCTGGGGGAAATCGCTCCAAGGGCACTTCGTGGTGCCATGGCGATGGGGACCTCTATTTTCATCACTGGGGGCATCCTTACTGGACAGGTGATTGGGCTTAA TGAGCTCCTGGGTAAAGAAGAGTACTGGCCCATCCTACTCTCCACCACCTGTATCCCAGCGTTCCTGCAGCTCCTCATACTACCCTGGTTCCCAGAGAGCCCTCGCTACCTGCTAATCGACAGAGGGGATGACGTTGGATGTGGAACCG CGATGAAGCAACTCCACGGCACAGATAACTTTGACCGCGAGCGGgaggacatggagagggagaggatcaGTGCTATGGGGATCAAACCCAAAAAGCCCTGGGAGCTGTTCATGGACCGCAGCCTCCGCTGGCAAGTTCTCACCATCATCCTGATCAATGCCGCCCAGCAGCTCAACGGCATCAACGCT ATTTATTTCTATACAGATTATGTGTTTGAGGAGGCTGGAATTCCAGAGGTTAACATACCCTACGTAACTGTGGGCACAGGAGCCTGTGAATGCCTCACTGCCCTTACCTGT GGCATGCTGATCGAATCTCTGGGACGAAAAGTGCTTATCATCGGAGGGTACACCCTTATGGCTTTCTGGTGTATTTGCTTCACTCTGACCCTCACCTTCCAA GGAGCAGGCCCATGGATACCTTATCTTAGTATGGGATGTGTCTTTGCTTTCATACTGAGCTTTGGCATGGGACCAG GTGGTGTTACAAACATCTTGATCACAGAGTTATTCACACAAACCACACGGCCTGCTGCGTACATGATCGGAGGGTCCGTGAACTGGCTCAGCTTCTTCTTCATTGGCATGGCGTTTCCATTTATTGTG ACTAAGTTGCAGCAGTATTGTTTCCTGGTGTTCTTGGTTGTTTGTGTCTTGGTGGCTGTATACATATTCCTGGTAGTCCCCGAGACGAAGAACAAAACCTTCCTGGAGATCCAAACAGAGTTCCAGTCTGGAGAAAAGAGAAAAGCTTCCAAAGCTGACCACAGCCCAAGTACAACGTTGTTATCAACCCCTCTGTGA
- the LOC112248232 gene encoding solute carrier family 2, facilitated glucose transporter member 11-like isoform X2 gives MDSNEESAELKKRCPNTSLLLAICAACIGGTFQYGYNISIINSPTKSVQNFINQTWLERYEENISEQYLTLLWSSIVSIFTIGGFIGATIGGTLAIKFGRKGTLMMNNAFALLAALLMGLSYPTGLFELLIIGRFFTGVNAGIGICVQPLYLGEIAPRALRGAMAMGTSIFITGGILTGQVIGLNELLGKEEYWPILLSTTCIPAFLQLLILPWFPESPRYLLIDRGDDVGCGTAMKQLHGTDNFDREREDMERERISAMGIKPKKPWELFMDRSLRWQVLTIILINAAQQLNGINAIYFYTDYVFEEAGIPEVNIPYVTVGTGACECLTALTCGMLIESLGRKVLIIGGYTLMAFWCICFTLTLTFQGAGPWIPYLSMGCVFAFILSFGMGPGGVTNILITELFTQTTRPAAYMIGGSVNWLSFFFIGMAFPFIVTKLQQYCFLVFLVVCVLVAVYIFLVVPETKNKTFLEIQTEFQSGEKRKASKADHSPSTTLLSTPL, from the exons ATGGATAGTAATGAAGAGTCTGCAGAATTAAAGAAAAGG TGTCCGAACACATCCCTTCTACTGGCAATTTGTGCAGCTTGCATCGGAGGAACCTTTCAATATGGTTATAATATTTCGATCATCAATTCCCCCACCAAG TCTGTGCAGAATTTCATCAACCAAACCTGGCTGGAGCGCTATGAAGAGAACATCTCAGAGCAATACCTCACTCTACTGTGGTCCAGCATCGTGTCCATTTTCACAATAGGTGGATTTATTGGCGCGACTATTGGTGGAACACTGGCTATTAAATTTGGGAG AAAAGGGACACTGATGATGAACAATGCATTTGCCTTACTGGCTGCTCTGTTGATGGGCCTGAGCTATCCCACTGGATTATTTGAACTGCTCATAATTGGACGATTTTTCACAGGAGTAAATGCGG GCATTGGCATTTGCGTTCAGCCACTGTATCTGGGGGAAATCGCTCCAAGGGCACTTCGTGGTGCCATGGCGATGGGGACCTCTATTTTCATCACTGGGGGCATCCTTACTGGACAGGTGATTGGGCTTAA TGAGCTCCTGGGTAAAGAAGAGTACTGGCCCATCCTACTCTCCACCACCTGTATCCCAGCGTTCCTGCAGCTCCTCATACTACCCTGGTTCCCAGAGAGCCCTCGCTACCTGCTAATCGACAGAGGGGATGACGTTGGATGTGGAACCG CGATGAAGCAACTCCACGGCACAGATAACTTTGACCGCGAGCGGgaggacatggagagggagaggatcaGTGCTATGGGGATCAAACCCAAAAAGCCCTGGGAGCTGTTCATGGACCGCAGCCTCCGCTGGCAAGTTCTCACCATCATCCTGATCAATGCCGCCCAGCAGCTCAACGGCATCAACGCT ATTTATTTCTATACAGATTATGTGTTTGAGGAGGCTGGAATTCCAGAGGTTAACATACCCTACGTAACTGTGGGCACAGGAGCCTGTGAATGCCTCACTGCCCTTACCTGT GGCATGCTGATCGAATCTCTGGGACGAAAAGTGCTTATCATCGGAGGGTACACCCTTATGGCTTTCTGGTGTATTTGCTTCACTCTGACCCTCACCTTCCAA GGAGCAGGCCCATGGATACCTTATCTTAGTATGGGATGTGTCTTTGCTTTCATACTGAGCTTTGGCATGGGACCAG GTGGTGTTACAAACATCTTGATCACAGAGTTATTCACACAAACCACACGGCCTGCTGCGTACATGATCGGAGGGTCCGTGAACTGGCTCAGCTTCTTCTTCATTGGCATGGCGTTTCCATTTATTGTG ACTAAGTTGCAGCAGTATTGTTTCCTGGTGTTCTTGGTTGTTTGTGTCTTGGTGGCTGTATACATATTCCTGGTAGTCCCCGAGACGAAGAACAAAACCTTCCTGGAGATCCAAACAGAGTTCCAGTCTGGAGAAAAGAGAAAAGCTTCCAAAGCTGACCACAGCCCAAGTACAACGTTGTTATCAACCCCTCTGTGA